The Desulfomicrobium orale DSM 12838 genome includes a window with the following:
- a CDS encoding response regulator, giving the protein MENLSVLLVDDEEDFLRTIVKRLLKRGIAAQGVSRGEEALALLAEKPRDVVVLDVKMPGMGGLEVLKHIKTQWPTTEVIMLTGHASVDAAMEGMDHGAFDYLMKPADLEDLLYKLEDAYRKKTLAEQQPSDSRA; this is encoded by the coding sequence ATGGAAAACCTTTCCGTACTGCTCGTCGATGACGAAGAAGATTTTTTGCGTACCATCGTCAAACGGCTGCTCAAACGCGGCATCGCGGCCCAGGGCGTGTCCAGGGGCGAGGAGGCCCTGGCCCTGCTGGCCGAAAAACCGAGAGATGTCGTTGTGCTGGATGTCAAAATGCCGGGCATGGGCGGTCTTGAAGTACTCAAACATATCAAGACCCAGTGGCCGACCACGGAAGTAATCATGCTCACCGGCCACGCCAGCGTGGACGCGGCAATGGAAGGCATGGACCACGGCGCTTTCGACTATCTGATGAAGCCGGCCGATCTGGAGGATCTTCTCTACAAGCTGGAAGACGCCTACCGTAAAAAAACACTGGCCGAACAGCAGCCAAGCGACAGCCGGGCCTGA
- the ybaK gene encoding Cys-tRNA(Pro) deacylase produces MTPAILSAKKAGIAFTVHEYEHNPSAPSYGLEAAEKLGAAPERIFKTLIVDAGAELVVGIVPVESMLGLKHLAKAAGSKKAAMADTHQAERATGYVLGGISPLGQKKRLRTFIDASARNHPTIFVSAGRRGLEIELSPEDLARLTNGTFAPLTA; encoded by the coding sequence ATGACGCCCGCCATCCTGTCCGCCAAAAAAGCCGGCATTGCCTTCACCGTGCACGAATACGAGCATAATCCGTCCGCACCGTCCTATGGTCTGGAAGCGGCCGAAAAACTCGGCGCCGCCCCGGAGCGCATCTTCAAGACCCTGATCGTCGATGCAGGCGCGGAGCTGGTCGTAGGCATCGTGCCGGTGGAGTCCATGCTCGGCCTGAAGCACCTCGCCAAAGCCGCCGGAAGCAAAAAAGCGGCCATGGCCGACACCCACCAGGCCGAACGCGCCACGGGCTATGTGCTGGGCGGCATCAGCCCGCTGGGGCAGAAAAAGCGGCTGCGAACATTCATCGACGCCTCCGCCCGGAATCATCCCACCATCTTCGTCAGCGCGGGACGGCGCGGCCTCGAAATCGAACTCTCCCCGGAAGATCTGGCCCGCCTGACAAACGGCACATTCGCCCCCCTCACAGCCTGA
- the typA gene encoding translational GTPase TypA: protein MQHNEKTRNIAIIAHVDHGKTTLVDAMFRQSGVFRENQAVDDRVMDSMDLERERGITIAAKNCSVRWRDVKINIVDTPGHSDFGGEVERAMSMVDGAVLLVDSSEGPLPQTRFVLKKALDAGLPILVVVNKIDRADARPGEVLNEVYDLFIDLGADENQLEFPVLYAVGRDGVASPTLEERGENLHCLFDLIVDRIPGPLFDPSAPFQMLVSDLGYSDYLGRLIIGKIKAGRLQDKTDLLCMGEGGTQTPFRPTRIQAYEGLQLADQQQVEMGDIVVLAGLDKVCIGDTICLKESPVVLPRIDVDEPTVAMRFTINTSPFAGREGKIVQSRKIKERLEKEALTNVAIQVEESEDKDFMIVKGRGEFQLAIIIETMRREGFELGVGRPEVIYRKEGGRLLEPLERVYVDCDEAFMGVVTEKLSIRRGKLVNLSNNGGGRARMEFSAPSRALIGYRDEFLTDTKGTGIMNSLFDGYGEYRGDFPTRFSGSLVSDRQGQAVPYAIFNLEPRGRMFVQPGDAVYEGMIIGEHNRDNDIDVNPTKEKKLTNLRASGKDEAIILTPVLPMTLEKALNFIRDDEMVEVTPLSIRLRKVELSAQKRHTMSARKKKADGKQG, encoded by the coding sequence ATGCAGCACAACGAAAAGACCAGAAATATAGCCATCATCGCCCACGTCGACCACGGAAAGACCACGCTGGTGGACGCTATGTTTCGCCAGTCCGGCGTGTTCAGGGAAAACCAGGCCGTGGACGACCGGGTCATGGACTCCATGGATCTGGAACGCGAGCGCGGTATCACCATCGCGGCCAAGAACTGTTCCGTGCGGTGGCGGGACGTGAAGATCAACATCGTGGACACGCCGGGCCACTCCGATTTCGGCGGCGAGGTGGAGCGCGCCATGTCCATGGTGGACGGCGCGGTGCTGCTGGTGGACTCTTCCGAAGGCCCTCTGCCCCAGACCCGCTTCGTGCTGAAGAAAGCCCTGGACGCGGGGCTGCCCATCCTGGTGGTGGTGAACAAGATCGACCGCGCCGACGCCCGTCCCGGGGAAGTGCTGAACGAGGTCTACGACCTGTTCATCGACCTCGGTGCCGACGAGAACCAGCTGGAGTTTCCGGTTTTGTACGCCGTGGGCCGCGACGGCGTGGCCTCGCCGACGCTGGAGGAGCGCGGGGAGAACCTGCACTGCCTGTTTGATCTGATCGTGGACCGCATCCCCGGTCCGCTTTTTGACCCGTCCGCGCCTTTCCAGATGCTGGTCTCGGATCTGGGCTACTCGGACTATCTGGGACGCCTGATCATCGGCAAGATCAAGGCCGGGCGTCTGCAGGACAAGACCGACCTGCTGTGCATGGGCGAGGGCGGGACCCAGACGCCCTTCCGGCCCACCAGAATCCAGGCCTACGAGGGCTTGCAGCTCGCGGATCAGCAGCAGGTGGAAATGGGCGACATTGTGGTCCTGGCCGGGCTGGACAAAGTGTGCATCGGAGACACCATCTGCCTGAAGGAGAGCCCGGTGGTCCTGCCGCGCATCGATGTGGATGAGCCCACGGTGGCCATGCGCTTCACCATCAACACCTCGCCCTTTGCCGGGCGCGAGGGCAAGATCGTACAGTCACGCAAGATCAAGGAGCGCCTGGAGAAGGAAGCCCTGACCAACGTGGCCATCCAGGTGGAGGAGAGCGAGGACAAGGATTTCATGATCGTCAAGGGCCGGGGGGAATTCCAGCTGGCCATCATCATCGAGACCATGCGCCGGGAAGGCTTCGAGCTGGGCGTGGGACGGCCCGAAGTCATCTACAGGAAGGAGGGCGGCAGGCTGCTGGAACCTTTGGAGCGCGTGTATGTGGACTGCGATGAGGCGTTCATGGGCGTGGTCACGGAAAAATTGTCCATCCGCCGGGGCAAGCTGGTCAACCTGTCCAACAACGGCGGCGGCCGGGCGAGGATGGAGTTTTCCGCGCCGTCGCGGGCCCTCATCGGCTACCGCGACGAATTTCTGACGGACACCAAGGGTACGGGAATCATGAATTCCCTGTTCGACGGCTATGGCGAGTACCGCGGCGACTTTCCGACCCGTTTTTCGGGCTCCCTCGTCTCGGACCGGCAGGGGCAGGCCGTGCCTTACGCCATATTCAATCTGGAGCCGCGCGGGCGTATGTTCGTGCAGCCCGGGGACGCCGTGTACGAGGGCATGATCATCGGCGAGCACAACCGGGACAACGATATCGATGTCAATCCCACCAAGGAAAAGAAGCTGACCAACCTCCGCGCCTCGGGCAAGGACGAGGCCATAATCCTGACGCCGGTCCTGCCCATGACCCTGGAAAAGGCGCTCAACTTCATCCGCGACGATGAAATGGTGGAAGTTACGCCTCTCAGTATCCGGTTGCGCAAGGTCGAACTTTCGGCACAAAAACGCCACACCATGTCGGCGCGGAAGAAAAAAGCGGATGGAAAACAAGGATAA